Proteins from a genomic interval of Lolium perenne isolate Kyuss_39 chromosome 1, Kyuss_2.0, whole genome shotgun sequence:
- the LOC127348085 gene encoding uncharacterized protein codes for MATSTKLVALGFVVLVSIGFADAARMLASSSASGGGGGGGGGGGGGASGGSGWGGGSGSGGGAGYSESGGDWGNRWNFAKGAGGGGGAGGGGGSNGGSGSGSGSGYGSGSGSSGSASAPSGNGHANADGKGGGGGEGGGANGSSGSGAGSGLGKGYGESGITTSPAPTAGGVSYSDAGGNGNGGGGGNNGNGGGEGKGAGQAGSDDTSGGNASGNGSGSGGGIAKGVAKGPSLGVGSGSGSGAGQTGSTRSYGSYGSGYATGIGGGMGSGYGAGQNGGTGRGGGSGSGSGSGGFH; via the coding sequence ATGGCTACTAGCACTAAGCTTGTAGCTTTAGGCTTTGTTGTCCTTGTCAGCATTGGGTTCGCCGATGCTGCAAGGATGCTCGCTAGCTCCAGTGCTtcaggtggtggaggtggaggtggtggtggaggtggaggcggtgcATCTGGTGGTAGTGGATGGGGCGGAGGATCTGGGTCGGGTGGAGGGGCAGGATATAGCGAAAGCGGTGGAGATTGGGGTAACAGGTGGAACTTCGCAAAGGGagctggtggaggaggaggagctggtggaggaggaggatcaAATGGTGGTTCGGGTTCTGGTTCTGGATCCGGCTATGGCTCCGGAAGCGGTTCGAGCGGCTCGGCATCAGCACCTAGTGGCAATGGACATGCCAACGCTGATGGTaagggcggtggtggtggcgaaggTGGTGGCGCAAATGGGTCTAGCGGGTCCGGAGCTGGTTCTGGCCTTGGTAAGGGATACGGTGAGAGTGGCATAACTACGTCACCGGCTCCAACTGCTGGTGGTGTCAGCTACTCCGATGCTGGCGGTAACGgtaatggtggtggtggcggaaATAATGGAAATGGAGGTGGTGAGGGCAAAGGAGCCGGACAGGCCGGCAGCGATGACACTTCTGGGGGCAATGCCAGTGGAAATGGTAGCGGAAGCGGTGGTGGCATAGCTAAAGGTGTCGCAAAAGGTCCAAGTCTTGGGGTTGGGTCTGGTTCTGGCTCTGGGGCTGGGCAGACCGGCAGCACTCGCTCTTATGGTTCTTATGGTTCTGGCTATGCTACTGGAATTGGTGGGGGCATGGGCAGCGGCTATGGTGCTGGCCAAAATGGCGGGACTGGCCGTGGAGGAGGAAGTGGATCCGGATCTGGCAGCGGTGGATTCCATTAA